Proteins encoded by one window of Enterobacter hormaechei subsp. xiangfangensis:
- the fhuC gene encoding Fe3+-hydroxamate ABC transporter ATP-binding protein FhuC, with translation MQDNKTQSDSTFTLNNLSFRVPGRTLLHPLSLTFPAGKVTGLIGHNGSGKSTLLKMLGRHQPPSEGDILLDDQPLASWSSKAFARKVAYLPQQLPQAEGMTVRELVAIGRYPWHGALGRFGVADREKVEEAIALVGLKPLAHRLVDSLSGGERQRAWIAMLVAQDSRCLLLDEPTSALDIAHQVDVLALVHRLSQQRGLTVIAVLHDINMAARYCDYLVALRGGEMIAQGTPAELMRSETLEHIYGIPMGILPHPAGAAPVSFVY, from the coding sequence ATGCAGGATAACAAAACGCAATCCGACTCCACCTTCACGCTCAATAATCTCTCCTTTCGCGTACCCGGGCGCACCTTGCTGCATCCGCTCTCTTTGACGTTTCCCGCAGGTAAAGTGACCGGTTTAATCGGGCACAATGGTTCCGGTAAATCGACGCTGCTGAAGATGCTGGGCCGTCATCAGCCACCGTCCGAGGGCGACATTTTGCTGGATGACCAGCCGCTGGCGAGCTGGAGCAGTAAGGCCTTTGCCCGCAAGGTGGCCTATCTGCCGCAGCAGTTGCCGCAGGCGGAGGGGATGACGGTGCGCGAGCTGGTGGCGATTGGACGTTATCCGTGGCACGGTGCGCTCGGGCGTTTTGGCGTTGCTGACAGAGAGAAAGTGGAAGAGGCGATCGCGCTGGTGGGATTAAAACCGCTGGCGCACCGTCTGGTGGATAGCCTGTCCGGTGGCGAGCGTCAGCGCGCATGGATCGCAATGCTGGTGGCGCAGGACAGCCGCTGCCTGCTGCTCGACGAACCCACGTCGGCGCTGGATATTGCTCATCAGGTTGACGTCCTGGCGCTGGTGCATCGCTTAAGTCAGCAGCGTGGCCTGACGGTGATTGCCGTTCTGCATGATATCAACATGGCGGCACGCTATTGCGACTATCTGGTAGCGCTGCGCGGCGGTGAAATGATCGCTCAGGGTACGCCTGCCGAACTGATGCGTAGCGAAACGCTGGAACATATCTACGGTATTCCTATGGGCATCCTGCCTCACCCGGCCGGGGCTGCACCCGTGAGCTTTGTCTACTGA
- the hrpB gene encoding ATP-dependent helicase HrpB, with amino-acid sequence MSSLPVAVVLPELLAALEHAPQVLLSAPTGAGKSTWLPLQILRDGNISGKIILLEPRRLAARNVAQRLAELLNEKPGETVGYRMRAETCVGPSTRLEVVTEGILTRMLQNDPELTGVGLVILDEFHERSLQADLALALLLDVQQGLRDDLRLLIMSATLDNERLRQTLPDAPMISSEGRAFPVERRYQPLPAHQRFDEAVAIATAELLRQEPGSLLLFLPGVGEIQRVQEQLASRVNSDVMLCPLYGALPLADQRKAILPAPAGQRKVVLATNIAETSLTIEGIRLVVDSTLERVASFDPRTGLTRLLTQRISQASMVQRAGRAGRLEPGICLHLTSAEQAERAAFQSTPEILQSDLSGLVMDLMQWGCPDPDQLTWLNPPPVVNLSAARSLLTQLGALEGERLTARGQKMAALGNDPRLAAMLVAAQGDDEIATAAKLAAILEEPPRGGGSDLGQAFSRHQGNWQERAQQLCKRLNCRGGSPDSDKVIPLLAQAFPDRIARRRGLDGRYQLANGMGAMLDSDDAQTRHEWLIAPLLLQGSHSPDARILQAVAVDIDLLTRACPQLLQQSDIVEWDDTQGTLKAFRRSQIGKLTLGTKPLAKPSEEELHQAMLNGIREKGLSVLNWTPEAEQYRIRLHCAAKWLPEQGWPAVDDETLLATLEQWLLPQMSGVHSLRALKALDVKAALQNLLDWSLRQRLDSELPGHYTVPTGSRIAIRYHEDNPPALAVRMQEMFGEATTPSIAEGRVPLVLELLSPAHRPLQITRDLGAFWAGSYREVQKEMKGRYPKHVWPDDPANTAPTRRTKKYS; translated from the coding sequence GTGTCCTCTTTGCCCGTCGCCGTCGTCCTTCCTGAGCTACTCGCAGCCTTAGAACATGCGCCACAGGTTTTGCTCAGCGCGCCCACCGGAGCGGGTAAATCCACCTGGCTGCCCCTGCAAATTCTGCGCGATGGGAACATCAGCGGGAAAATTATCCTGCTGGAGCCGCGCAGGCTGGCGGCGCGCAATGTGGCGCAGCGCCTGGCGGAACTGCTGAATGAAAAACCGGGTGAGACGGTAGGGTACCGGATGCGCGCCGAAACCTGCGTTGGACCATCCACGCGGCTGGAAGTGGTCACCGAAGGTATTCTTACCCGTATGTTGCAAAACGATCCGGAGCTGACCGGCGTCGGGCTGGTGATCCTTGATGAATTTCACGAGCGCAGCCTCCAGGCCGATCTGGCCCTTGCGCTGCTGCTCGACGTTCAGCAGGGGCTGCGCGACGACCTTCGGCTGCTGATTATGTCGGCGACGCTGGATAACGAGCGGCTCCGGCAGACGCTCCCTGACGCGCCGATGATCTCCTCTGAAGGGCGTGCGTTCCCGGTCGAGCGCCGCTATCAGCCGCTGCCTGCCCATCAGCGTTTTGACGAAGCGGTTGCCATCGCCACCGCCGAATTGCTCCGCCAGGAGCCCGGCTCGCTGCTGCTGTTTTTACCCGGCGTAGGCGAAATCCAGCGCGTACAGGAGCAGCTGGCATCCCGGGTGAACAGTGACGTTATGCTGTGCCCGCTCTACGGCGCGCTGCCGTTGGCTGACCAGCGCAAGGCGATCCTTCCCGCACCGGCGGGGCAGCGCAAAGTGGTGCTGGCAACGAATATCGCGGAAACCAGTTTGACCATCGAAGGCATTCGCCTGGTGGTGGACAGTACGCTGGAGAGGGTGGCCAGTTTTGATCCGCGTACCGGGCTGACCAGGCTGCTGACGCAGCGCATCAGCCAGGCCTCAATGGTGCAGCGCGCAGGGCGAGCAGGGCGTCTTGAGCCGGGTATTTGCCTGCATTTAACCAGCGCCGAGCAGGCGGAGCGTGCGGCATTCCAGAGCACGCCTGAGATTTTACAAAGCGATCTCTCCGGACTGGTGATGGATCTGATGCAGTGGGGTTGCCCGGACCCTGACCAGCTCACCTGGCTTAATCCTCCGCCTGTCGTCAACCTTTCCGCCGCGCGCAGTCTGCTGACCCAGCTTGGCGCGCTGGAAGGCGAGCGACTGACGGCGCGCGGCCAGAAAATGGCGGCGCTGGGCAACGATCCACGTCTGGCGGCAATGCTGGTAGCAGCACAGGGCGACGATGAAATTGCCACGGCGGCAAAACTGGCGGCTATTCTTGAGGAGCCGCCGCGCGGTGGCGGCAGCGATCTGGGACAGGCCTTTTCACGCCATCAGGGAAACTGGCAAGAGCGGGCGCAGCAGCTGTGTAAACGCCTGAATTGCCGGGGCGGTTCGCCTGACAGCGATAAAGTTATCCCTCTGCTGGCCCAGGCCTTCCCGGACAGAATCGCGCGCCGTCGCGGGCTGGATGGTCGCTATCAGCTGGCAAATGGGATGGGCGCGATGCTGGACAGCGATGACGCCCAGACGCGTCATGAATGGCTGATCGCGCCGCTCTTACTCCAGGGCAGCCACTCCCCGGACGCGCGTATTTTACAGGCGGTTGCCGTGGATATTGACCTCCTGACGCGTGCCTGCCCGCAGCTGCTTCAGCAATCTGACATCGTGGAATGGGATGATACCCAGGGCACGCTGAAGGCGTTCCGTCGTAGCCAGATTGGCAAACTGACGCTCGGGACGAAACCGCTGGCGAAGCCGTCGGAGGAAGAGTTACACCAGGCGATGCTGAATGGCATTCGGGAAAAAGGGCTGAGCGTACTGAACTGGACGCCGGAGGCTGAACAATATCGTATACGTCTGCACTGCGCCGCGAAGTGGCTGCCGGAACAGGGGTGGCCAGCGGTGGATGATGAGACGCTGCTCGCGACGCTTGAACAGTGGCTGTTGCCGCAGATGAGCGGCGTACACTCGCTGCGCGCCCTGAAGGCGCTTGATGTTAAGGCTGCGTTACAGAATTTACTGGACTGGTCGTTACGTCAACGTCTGGATAGTGAACTGCCTGGGCATTACACTGTGCCAACCGGGAGCCGGATTGCCATTCGTTATCATGAGGATAATCCGCCGGCGCTGGCGGTTCGGATGCAGGAGATGTTTGGTGAGGCCACCACGCCGTCCATTGCTGAAGGCCGTGTGCCGTTAGTGCTTGAGCTGCTTTCGCCTGCGCATCGTCCCTTGCAGATCACCCGCGACTTGGGGGCGTTTTGGGCGGGGAGCTATCGTGAAGTGCAGAAAGAGATGAAAGGGCGATATCCCAAACACGTCTGGCCGGACGATCCGGCGAATACCGCGCCGACACGGCGCACGAAAAAATATTCGTAA
- the sfsA gene encoding DNA/RNA nuclease SfsA, with protein MKFSPALQPATLIQRYKRFLADVITPVGETLTLHCPNTGAMTGCATPGDTVWYSTSENTKRKYPHTWEMTETQSGAFICVNTLRANQLVKEALTNGMLPELIGYGTQKSEVKYGDEGSRIDFMLQAEDRPECYIEVKSVTLAEQENGFFPDAVTLRGQKHLRELMSVAAAGKRAVLLFAVLHSAIERFSPARHIDPKYAQLLNEAQKQGVEIFAYKAELSADNMTLRSSLPIVL; from the coding sequence ATGAAGTTTAGTCCTGCACTCCAGCCCGCCACGCTGATCCAGCGTTACAAACGCTTTCTCGCTGATGTGATCACCCCTGTGGGCGAAACGCTCACGCTGCACTGCCCTAACACCGGCGCCATGACCGGTTGCGCCACGCCGGGTGACACGGTCTGGTATTCCACATCAGAAAATACTAAACGCAAATATCCCCATACCTGGGAAATGACCGAGACGCAAAGCGGGGCATTTATTTGCGTTAATACCCTGCGCGCAAATCAGCTGGTTAAGGAAGCTCTGACAAATGGAATGCTTCCTGAACTGATAGGTTACGGCACGCAAAAAAGCGAAGTGAAATATGGCGATGAAGGCAGCAGAATTGATTTTATGTTACAGGCGGAAGACCGCCCTGAGTGCTATATTGAAGTGAAATCAGTGACGTTAGCGGAACAGGAAAACGGCTTCTTTCCGGATGCGGTAACGCTACGTGGCCAGAAGCATCTGCGAGAGCTAATGAGTGTAGCGGCGGCGGGCAAGCGCGCCGTGTTGCTGTTTGCGGTTCTGCATTCAGCCATTGAACGGTTTTCCCCGGCCCGTCATATTGATCCTAAATACGCGCAATTGTTGAATGAGGCACAAAAGCAGGGGGTAGAGATTTTCGCTTATAAAGCGGAACTTTCTGCCGATAATATGACTCTGAGATCCTCTCTTCCCATTGTCTTATAA
- the mrcB gene encoding bifunctional glycosyl transferase/transpeptidase yields the protein MAGNDREPIGRKGKPTRPAKEKVSRRRLRDEEYDDDYEDDYEDEEPMPRKGKGKGRKPRGKRGWFWLLLKLFIVFVVLIAIYGVYLDQKIRSRIDGKVWQLPAAVYGRMVNLEPDMSISKNEMVKLLQATQYRQVTKMTRPGEFTVQAKSIEMIRRPFDFPDSKEGQVRARLTFDGDRLETIENMDNDRQFGFFRLDPRLITMLSSANGEQRLFVARNGFPDLLVDTLLATEDRHFYEHDGISLYSIGRAVLANLTAGRTVQGASTLTQQLVKNLFLSSERSYWRKANEAYMAVLMDARYSKDRILELYMNEVYLGQSGDNEIRGFPLASLYYFGRPVEELSLDQQALLVGMVKGASIYNPWRNPKLALERRNLVLRLLQQQQVIDQELYDMLSARPLGVQPRGGVISPQPAFMQMVRQELQSKLGDKVKDLSGVKIFTTFDSVAQDAAEKAAVEGIPALKKQRKLSDLETAMVVVDRNTGEVRAMVGGAEPQYAGYNRAMQARRSIGSLAKPATYLTALSQPNLYRLNTWIADAPISLRQPNGQVWSPQNDDRQFSGQVMLVDALTRSMNVPTVNLGMALGLPAITDTWQKLGVPKDQLHPVPAMILGALNLTPIEVAQAFQTIASGGNRAPLSALRSVIAEDGSVLYQSFPQAERAVPAQAAYMTLWTMQQVVQRGTGRQLGAKYPGLHLAGKTGTTNNNVDTWFAGIDGREVVITWVGRDNNQPTKLYGASGAMSIYQRYLANQSPVPLNLVAPEDIVDMGVDSSGNFICGGGVRTLPVWTTNPDALCQQSQPEEPTGNPFDQSSQPQQPQQQQPQQQEEKKDSDGVAGWIKDMFGGN from the coding sequence ATGGCGGGGAATGACCGCGAGCCAATAGGACGTAAGGGAAAGCCGACGCGTCCGGCGAAAGAAAAGGTAAGCCGTCGTCGCCTCAGAGATGAGGAGTATGACGATGACTATGAAGACGATTATGAGGATGAAGAACCGATGCCGCGTAAAGGGAAAGGCAAAGGGCGTAAGCCTCGTGGTAAGCGCGGCTGGTTCTGGCTGCTGCTGAAGCTGTTCATTGTTTTTGTTGTCCTGATCGCGATTTACGGCGTTTATCTGGATCAGAAGATCCGCAGCCGTATTGACGGGAAAGTCTGGCAATTGCCTGCGGCAGTGTACGGCCGCATGGTGAACCTTGAGCCGGACATGTCCATCAGCAAGAACGAGATGGTGAAGCTGCTGCAAGCCACGCAGTATCGTCAGGTCACGAAAATGACCCGTCCAGGCGAATTTACCGTCCAGGCGAAAAGTATTGAGATGATCCGCCGTCCGTTCGACTTCCCGGACAGTAAAGAAGGGCAGGTTCGCGCGCGTCTGACCTTTGACGGCGATCGTCTTGAAACCATTGAGAACATGGATAACGATCGCCAGTTCGGTTTCTTCCGTCTCGATCCGCGTCTCATCACCATGCTGTCGTCCGCAAACGGCGAACAGCGGCTGTTCGTGGCGCGTAACGGCTTCCCGGATTTGCTGGTGGATACCCTGCTGGCAACCGAAGATCGCCACTTCTACGAGCACGACGGTATTAGCCTTTACTCCATTGGTCGTGCGGTACTGGCGAACCTGACCGCCGGGCGTACGGTGCAGGGGGCGAGTACCCTGACCCAGCAGCTGGTGAAAAACCTGTTCCTCTCCAGCGAGCGCTCTTACTGGCGTAAAGCCAACGAAGCGTACATGGCCGTGCTGATGGATGCCCGCTACAGCAAGGATCGTATTCTTGAGCTGTACATGAACGAGGTGTACCTCGGTCAGAGCGGCGATAACGAGATCCGCGGCTTCCCGCTGGCGAGCCTGTACTACTTTGGCCGTCCGGTAGAAGAGCTGAGCCTTGACCAGCAGGCGCTGCTGGTGGGCATGGTGAAAGGCGCGTCGATCTACAACCCGTGGCGTAACCCGAAACTGGCGCTGGAGCGTCGTAACCTGGTGCTGCGTCTGCTGCAACAACAGCAGGTGATTGACCAGGAGCTGTACGACATGCTGAGCGCACGTCCGCTGGGCGTTCAGCCGCGCGGTGGGGTGATCTCTCCGCAGCCTGCCTTTATGCAGATGGTGCGTCAGGAGTTGCAGTCGAAGCTCGGAGATAAAGTGAAAGATCTCTCAGGCGTGAAGATCTTTACCACCTTTGATTCCGTGGCGCAGGATGCGGCAGAAAAAGCGGCGGTAGAAGGTATTCCGGCGCTGAAAAAGCAGCGTAAGCTGAGCGATCTGGAAACCGCGATGGTAGTGGTTGACCGTAACACCGGCGAAGTTCGTGCCATGGTGGGCGGTGCTGAGCCGCAGTATGCGGGCTATAACCGCGCAATGCAGGCGCGTCGTTCGATTGGTTCTCTGGCAAAACCGGCAACCTACCTGACCGCGCTGAGCCAGCCGAACCTCTATCGACTGAACACCTGGATTGCCGATGCGCCAATCTCCCTGCGCCAGCCTAACGGCCAGGTATGGTCACCGCAGAACGATGACAGACAGTTCAGCGGTCAGGTGATGCTGGTGGATGCGTTAACCCGCTCGATGAACGTGCCAACGGTTAACCTCGGGATGGCGCTGGGCCTGCCAGCCATCACCGACACCTGGCAGAAGCTGGGCGTACCGAAAGATCAGCTGCACCCTGTGCCAGCGATGATCCTGGGGGCGCTTAACCTGACGCCAATCGAAGTGGCGCAGGCGTTCCAGACCATCGCCAGCGGCGGTAACCGAGCGCCGCTCTCCGCTCTGCGTTCGGTGATTGCCGAAGATGGCTCCGTGCTGTATCAGAGCTTCCCGCAGGCGGAGCGCGCTGTTCCGGCGCAGGCGGCCTATATGACGCTGTGGACCATGCAGCAGGTGGTTCAGCGCGGTACCGGTCGTCAGCTGGGGGCGAAGTATCCTGGTCTGCATCTGGCGGGTAAAACCGGGACCACCAACAACAATGTCGATACCTGGTTCGCCGGTATTGATGGTCGTGAAGTGGTCATCACCTGGGTGGGGCGCGATAACAACCAGCCGACCAAACTGTATGGCGCGAGCGGTGCTATGTCGATTTACCAGCGCTACCTCGCGAATCAGTCTCCGGTGCCGCTGAACCTCGTTGCTCCGGAAGATATCGTCGATATGGGCGTGGACAGCTCGGGTAACTTCATTTGCGGCGGTGGCGTGCGTACGCTGCCGGTCTGGACGACCAACCCGGATGCGCTGTGCCAGCAAAGCCAGCCAGAAGAACCGACAGGTAACCCGTTCGATCAGTCTTCTCAACCTCAGCAGCCGCAGCAGCAACAGCCGCAGCAGCAGGAAGAGAAGAAAGACAGCGACGGCGTCGCCGGCTGGATCAAGGATATGTTCGGCGGGAACTAA
- the dksA gene encoding RNA polymerase-binding protein DksA: MQEGQNRKTSSLSILAIAGVEPYQEKPGEEYMNEAQLSHFKRILEAWRNQLRDEVDRTVTHMQDEAANFPDPVDRAAQEEEFSLELRNRDRERKLIKKIEKTLKKVEDEDFGYCESCGVEIGIRRLEARPTADLCIDCKTLAEIREKQMAG; this comes from the coding sequence ATGCAAGAAGGGCAAAACCGTAAAACATCGTCCCTGAGTATTCTCGCCATCGCTGGGGTGGAGCCGTATCAAGAGAAGCCGGGCGAAGAGTATATGAACGAAGCCCAGCTGTCGCACTTCAAGCGTATTCTTGAAGCATGGCGTAATCAACTCAGGGATGAAGTCGATCGCACCGTTACACATATGCAGGACGAAGCTGCTAACTTCCCGGACCCGGTCGACCGTGCCGCTCAGGAAGAAGAGTTCAGCCTCGAACTGCGTAACCGTGACCGCGAGCGCAAACTGATCAAAAAGATCGAAAAAACGCTGAAGAAGGTCGAGGACGAAGATTTTGGCTACTGCGAATCCTGCGGTGTTGAAATCGGTATTCGTCGCCTGGAAGCGCGTCCAACAGCCGATCTGTGCATCGACTGTAAAACGCTGGCAGAAATCCGCGAAAAACAGATGGCTGGCTAA
- the fhuA gene encoding ferrichrome porin FhuA → MALSNTAQPINTSLRKIAAVVATAVAGMSAYAQAAETPKKEETITVTAAPAAQESAWGPAPTIAAKRTATATKTDTPIEKTPQSISVVTREEMDMKQPGTVKQALAYTPSVFATRGASTTYDVVSIRGFTTSSTVNTNQYLDGMKLQGDNYSEASMDPYFLERVELLRGPTSVLYGKSHPGGVVSMVSKRPTTEPLKEIQFKMGTDNLWQTGFDFSDAIDDDGVWSYRLTGLGRSENAQQEMVKSTRYAIAPSFSWRPDDKTDFTFLSNFQSDPDAGYYGWLPREGTVVPYYDANGKAHKLPTDFNEGDEDNKISRRQKMVGYSFAHEFNDTFTVRQNLRYTKINTLYRSVYGNGYIAPAQISRAYVRSDEDLNSFTVDTQLQSKFATGAVDHTLLTGVDYLRMRNDIDADYGTADPISMNNPQHGNANVNVNFPYAMLNRQEQTGLYAQDQAEWDKWVLTLGGRYDFAKTSAFNRNNGTTAEINDQAFTWRGGINYLFDNGITPYFSYSESFEPLSGTTQGGKPFDPARGKQYEAGVKYVPKDLPVVVTAAVYQLTKNNNLTADPANPTSGFSVQGGEIRSRGFELEAKAAVSANVNVTAAYSYTDAEYTHDTWYEGRRPAEVPRNMASLWADYTFHETALSGLTVGAGARYIGNTVTYYSSASPKAYESFNVAGYALADATVKYDLARFGLPGSSVGVNVNNIFDREYVSSCYSEYACYWGAGRQVVATATFRF, encoded by the coding sequence ATGGCGCTTTCCAATACTGCTCAGCCAATTAACACGTCGCTGCGTAAAATCGCAGCCGTCGTAGCCACAGCGGTTGCCGGCATGTCTGCTTACGCACAGGCCGCTGAAACCCCCAAGAAAGAAGAAACCATCACCGTGACTGCCGCACCGGCTGCACAGGAAAGTGCCTGGGGTCCTGCACCGACGATTGCAGCAAAGCGCACTGCAACGGCGACGAAAACCGATACACCGATCGAGAAAACCCCGCAGTCTATTTCCGTGGTTACACGTGAAGAGATGGACATGAAACAGCCGGGAACGGTTAAACAGGCGCTGGCCTATACCCCAAGCGTTTTCGCAACGCGCGGCGCATCAACAACTTACGATGTGGTTTCGATTCGTGGTTTCACGACCTCCAGCACCGTGAATACCAACCAGTATCTGGATGGTATGAAGTTGCAGGGAGACAACTACTCTGAAGCGTCCATGGACCCGTACTTCCTTGAGCGCGTAGAGCTGCTGCGTGGCCCGACGTCTGTACTGTATGGCAAAAGCCATCCTGGCGGCGTAGTGAGTATGGTCAGCAAGCGTCCAACTACGGAACCGTTGAAAGAAATTCAGTTCAAAATGGGGACGGATAACCTCTGGCAGACCGGGTTTGATTTCAGCGACGCGATTGACGATGACGGCGTGTGGTCCTACCGTCTGACCGGTCTGGGGCGCAGTGAAAATGCGCAGCAGGAAATGGTGAAGTCTACTCGTTACGCGATTGCGCCGTCTTTCAGCTGGCGTCCTGATGATAAAACCGATTTCACTTTCCTGAGCAACTTCCAGAGCGATCCGGATGCGGGTTACTACGGCTGGCTGCCGCGTGAAGGTACCGTTGTGCCTTACTATGATGCTAACGGAAAAGCGCACAAACTGCCGACCGACTTCAACGAAGGCGATGAAGACAATAAGATCTCCCGTCGTCAGAAAATGGTGGGTTACAGCTTCGCGCATGAATTCAACGACACCTTCACCGTGCGTCAGAACCTGCGTTATACCAAAATCAACACGCTTTACCGTTCAGTTTACGGTAACGGCTATATCGCCCCGGCCCAGATCAGCCGCGCGTACGTGCGCTCAGATGAAGACCTCAACTCGTTCACGGTTGATACACAGCTCCAGTCGAAATTCGCGACCGGCGCCGTTGACCATACCCTGCTGACGGGTGTGGATTACCTTCGTATGCGCAATGACATTGATGCTGACTACGGTACCGCCGATCCGATCAGCATGAACAATCCGCAGCACGGCAATGCGAACGTTAATGTGAACTTCCCGTATGCCATGCTCAATCGCCAGGAGCAGACCGGGCTCTATGCGCAGGATCAGGCGGAATGGGATAAGTGGGTACTCACCCTGGGTGGCCGCTATGACTTTGCGAAAACGTCTGCCTTTAACCGTAATAACGGAACCACCGCGGAAATTAACGATCAGGCATTTACCTGGCGCGGGGGGATTAACTACCTGTTCGACAACGGGATTACACCATACTTCAGCTACAGTGAATCTTTCGAACCGCTCTCTGGCACTACTCAGGGTGGTAAACCGTTCGATCCGGCACGCGGCAAGCAATATGAAGCGGGCGTGAAGTATGTTCCAAAAGATCTGCCTGTTGTGGTGACGGCAGCGGTATACCAGCTGACCAAGAACAATAACCTGACCGCCGATCCGGCGAACCCGACCAGCGGCTTTAGCGTGCAGGGCGGTGAAATTCGCTCCCGTGGCTTTGAGCTGGAAGCGAAAGCGGCGGTGTCGGCTAACGTGAACGTGACGGCGGCCTACAGCTACACCGATGCGGAATACACCCACGATACCTGGTATGAAGGTCGTCGTCCGGCAGAAGTACCGCGCAACATGGCATCCCTCTGGGCGGATTACACCTTCCACGAGACGGCGCTGAGTGGCCTGACCGTCGGTGCAGGCGCGCGTTACATCGGTAACACGGTGACGTACTACTCCTCAGCGTCGCCTAAAGCCTATGAGTCCTTTAACGTCGCGGGTTATGCCCTGGCGGATGCGACCGTGAAATACGATCTGGCGCGCTTCGGTCTGCCGGGCTCTTCCGTCGGCGTCAACGTGAACAACATCTTTGACCGTGAATACGTCTCCAGCTGCTACAGCGAGTATGCATGCTACTGGGGAGCAGGACGCCAGGTTGTTGCCACGGCGACCTTCCGCTTCTAA
- the fhuD gene encoding Fe(3+)-hydroxamate ABC transporter substrate-binding protein FhuD → MLDSTFISRRRLLTAMALSPLLLKMGPARAAAIDPHRIVALEWLPVELMMALGVTPYGVADIPNYTLWVNEPKLPDSVIDIGLRTEPNLELLTQMKPSYLFWSAGYGPSEETMAKIAPGRGFSFSDGKKPLTMAKNSIHEMAQFLNREAQAKKHLDEFDALIDSLKPRFAHRGDRPLLMVTLLDARHMLVFGNNCLFQEVLDSFGIRNAWEGEMTFWGSTAVGIDRLAAFRDVDVLCFDHGNEREMQTLMATPLWQAMPFVREQRFLRAPAVWFYGATLSAMHFARVLDNALGGKA, encoded by the coding sequence ATGCTGGATTCAACTTTCATTAGCCGCCGTCGCCTGCTGACGGCCATGGCGCTCTCACCGCTGCTGTTAAAGATGGGCCCGGCCCGCGCTGCCGCTATCGATCCGCACCGCATCGTGGCGCTGGAGTGGTTGCCCGTTGAACTGATGATGGCGCTGGGCGTGACGCCTTACGGTGTGGCCGATATTCCCAACTACACCCTGTGGGTGAATGAGCCAAAACTGCCGGACTCCGTCATCGACATCGGTCTGCGTACGGAGCCGAACCTTGAGCTTCTCACCCAGATGAAACCGTCTTATTTATTCTGGTCTGCGGGGTATGGTCCGTCGGAAGAGACCATGGCGAAGATTGCGCCCGGACGGGGCTTTTCCTTTAGCGACGGTAAAAAGCCGCTGACCATGGCAAAAAATTCCATCCACGAGATGGCGCAGTTCCTCAACCGTGAGGCTCAGGCGAAAAAACACCTCGATGAATTTGATGCGCTGATTGATTCCCTTAAGCCGCGCTTTGCCCACCGTGGCGATCGGCCTTTGCTGATGGTGACCCTGCTGGATGCCCGCCATATGCTGGTCTTTGGAAATAACTGTCTGTTCCAGGAAGTGCTCGACAGCTTTGGCATTCGCAATGCCTGGGAAGGCGAGATGACGTTCTGGGGCAGTACCGCCGTGGGGATTGACCGTCTGGCGGCGTTTCGTGATGTGGACGTGCTGTGCTTTGACCACGGCAATGAGCGCGAGATGCAAACCCTGATGGCGACCCCGCTCTGGCAGGCAATGCCGTTCGTCCGCGAGCAGCGCTTCCTGCGCGCGCCAGCGGTATGGTTCTACGGCGCGACGCTGTCGGCCATGCATTTTGCCCGCGTGCTGGACAATGCACTGGGAGGCAAGGCATGA
- the thpR gene encoding RNA 2',3'-cyclic phosphodiesterase, translating to MSESKRLFFAIELPTTLQRQIVRWRASHFPAEAGRPVVAANMHLTLAFLGEVSAEKQRALSAMGGRISQPGFTLHLDDAGQWLRSRVVWLGTRQPPRGLLQLANMLRAQAARSGCYQSPQPFHPHITLLRDAGQAVAIPPPGFHWSFQVNEFALYESAFVQGRTRYTPLQRWTLGDTLRNPDEV from the coding sequence ATGTCTGAGTCTAAACGGCTATTCTTCGCCATTGAATTACCCACCACGCTTCAACGGCAGATTGTTCGCTGGCGCGCCAGCCACTTCCCCGCGGAAGCGGGCCGCCCCGTCGTCGCCGCCAATATGCACCTGACGTTAGCCTTTCTTGGTGAAGTAAGCGCTGAAAAGCAGCGCGCGTTAAGCGCAATGGGCGGACGCATTTCGCAGCCGGGGTTTACGCTGCATCTTGACGATGCCGGGCAATGGCTGCGCTCTCGGGTGGTCTGGCTGGGGACGCGGCAGCCCCCTCGCGGACTGCTACAGCTCGCCAACATGCTGCGGGCGCAGGCCGCGCGCAGCGGCTGTTATCAGAGCCCGCAGCCGTTTCATCCCCACATTACCCTGCTGCGCGATGCGGGTCAGGCCGTTGCCATCCCGCCACCGGGCTTTCACTGGTCCTTTCAGGTGAATGAATTTGCGCTGTACGAATCTGCCTTTGTACAAGGACGCACCCGCTATACTCCGCTCCAGCGCTGGACGCTGGGCGACACGTTAAGGAATCCTGATGAAGTTTAG